The Clostridium sporogenes genome contains a region encoding:
- a CDS encoding arginine repressor translates to MKVSRHAKILEIINSKDIDTQEELAEELKKMGMNVTQATVSRDIKELKLIKVLGNTGKYKYATINHTESYMSDKLVNIFAQTVINVENIDKLIIIKTISGSAPAAAEAIDTLGFDGVAGTIAGDNTIFVMARTNEKAQEITMKLKKIITA, encoded by the coding sequence ATGAAAGTTTCAAGACATGCTAAAATTTTAGAAATAATAAATTCTAAGGATATAGATACTCAAGAGGAACTAGCAGAAGAATTAAAGAAAATGGGAATGAATGTTACACAAGCCACAGTTTCAAGAGATATAAAAGAGCTTAAGCTAATAAAAGTTTTAGGAAATACTGGTAAGTATAAATATGCTACCATAAACCATACAGAAAGCTATATGTCAGATAAACTTGTAAATATCTTTGCTCAAACAGTAATTAATGTAGAGAATATTGATAAGCTTATAATAATAAAAACAATATCAGGCTCTGCTCCAGCCGCAGCGGAGGCTATAGATACATTAGGGTTTGATGGAGTAGCAGGCACCATAGCTGGAGATAATACTATATTTGTTATGGCAAGAACCAATGAGAAAGCTCAAGAGATAACTATGAAATTAAAAAAGATTATTACTGCATAA